The Streptomyces sp. NBC_00162 sequence TGAGGCCGTTGCCGGTGACGGTGCACACGATCGTCTGGCCGGGGTCGACCAGGCCCAGCTCGGCGGCCTTGAGTAGACCGGCCACGGAGGCGGCCGAGGCGGGCTCGACGAAGACGCCCTCCTGCGCGGCCAACAGCCGGTAGGCGGCCAGGATCTGGCGGTCCGTCACCTCGTCGATGAAGCCGCCCGACTCGTCGCGCGCGGCGAGCGCGTACTCCCAGGAGGCCGGGTTGCCGATCCGGATCGCGGTGGCGATGGTGTGCGGCTCCTTGACGATCTCTCCGCGCACGATGGGCGCCGAGCCGGAGGCCTGGAAACCCCACACACGGGGCGTACGGGAGGCCAGGCCGTCGGCCTTGTACTCCTTGAAGCCCTTCCAGTACGCGGTGATGTTGCCGGCGTTGCCGACGGGCAGCACGTGGATGTCGGGGGCGTCGCCCAGCGCGTCGACGATCTCGAACGCGGCCGTCTTCTGGCCCTCGATACGTACCGGGTTGACCGAATTGACCAGCGCGACCGGGTAGTTGTCGGACAGCGCGCGGGCGAGATTCAGACA is a genomic window containing:
- the thrC gene encoding threonine synthase, with the translated sequence MSSNRTHQWRGIIEEYRDRLPVTDTTPVVTLREGGTPLVPAQVLSERTGCEVHLKVEGANPTGSFKDRGMTMAITKAKEDGAKAVICASTGNTSASAAAYAVRAGMVSAVLVPRGKIALGKMGQALVHGAKILQVDGNFDDCLNLARALSDNYPVALVNSVNPVRIEGQKTAAFEIVDALGDAPDIHVLPVGNAGNITAYWKGFKEYKADGLASRTPRVWGFQASGSAPIVRGEIVKEPHTIATAIRIGNPASWEYALAARDESGGFIDEVTDRQILAAYRLLAAQEGVFVEPASAASVAGLLKAAELGLVDPGQTIVCTVTGNGLKDPDWAIAGAPQPVTVPVDAEAAAIRLGLV